The Alosa alosa isolate M-15738 ecotype Scorff River chromosome 9, AALO_Geno_1.1, whole genome shotgun sequence genome includes a region encoding these proteins:
- the htr2b gene encoding 5-hydroxytryptamine receptor 2B yields the protein MSQRDQVSLLLLPNTSDPLDSNASLVETGDGEDPLPLRWASLLILLVIIPTIGGNILVIMAVSLERKLQNATNYFLMSLAVADLLVGLLVMPLALLSVLFNSDWPLPEFLCPIWLFLDVLFSTASIMHLCAISLDRYIAIKRPIQHSQYKSRAKAMAKIAVVWFISIGIAIPIPIKGLRSFHHPNNITFNQNHTCLLKQDSFYDFIMFGSLAAFFIPLTVMMVIYLLTIQALRKKAYLLRSRVTQRYSRPTISTVCQREQPNSSPSDSTKQPNSSPSDSAKLAMLEGVKRERTGSPPNPFMGQDIPMRRLSTMGKKSMQNISNEQRASKVLGIVFLLFVVMWCPFFITNVTAVLCKSCDIKVVGRLMGIFEWIGYVSSGVNPLVYTLFNKNFREAFARYITCNYSGGPRPPKVQQKTLTRISFRSSVAENSKLFMKHGMKNGISPVNYQSPLRRRAAPIQSSTSVLLDTLLLTENDDCKPDENVSYV from the exons ATGTCCCAGAGAGATCAGGtatccctgctgctgctgcccaacACCTCCGACCCCCTGGACTCTAACGCCTCCCTGGTGGAGACGGGTGACGGAGAGGACCCCCTGCCCCTGCGCTGGGCCTCCCTACTCATCCTGCTGGTCATCATTCCCACCATCGGGGGCAACATCCTGGTCATAATGGCCGTGTCGCTGGAGAGGAAGCTGCAGAACGCTACTAACTACTTCCTGATGTCGCTGGCCGTGGCGGACCTGCTGGTGGGCCTCCTGGTGATGCCTCTGGCCCTGCTGAGCGTGCTCTTCA ACTCTGACTGGCCACTTCCCGAGTTCCTGTGTCCCATTTGGCTCTTCTTGGATGTGCTCTTCTCCACTGCCTCCATCATGCACCTCTGTGCCATCTCCCTAGACCGGTACATAGCCATCAAGAGGCCCATCCAGCACAGCCAGTACAAGTCCCGCGCCAAGGCCATGGCAAAGATTGCAGTTGTATGGTTCATATCGATCG GAATTGCCATACCGATTCCCATCAAGGGCCTGAGAAGCTTCCATCACCCAAACAACATCACCTTCAACCAAAACCACACTTGTCTGCTCAAGCAGGACAGTTTCTATGACTTCATCATGTTTGGATCGCTGGCAGCTTTCTTCATACCACTCACCGTAATGATGGTCATATACCTGCTGACCATCCAGGCCTTACGCAAAAAGGCCTACTTGCTCAGGTCACGGGTGACACAGCGCTACTCCAGGCCCACCATCTCCACAGTGTGCCAGCGTGAACAACCCAACTCTTCTCCGTCGGACTCCACCAAACAACCCAACTCTTCTCCATCAGACTCCGCCAAACTAGCAATGCTAGAGGGGGTCAAGAGAGAACGAACTGGTAGCCCCCCCAACCCCTTTATGGGTCAGGACATCCCTATGCGCAGACTGTCAACCATGGGTAAAAAGTCCATGCAGAACATCAGCAATGAGCAACGGGCATCAAAGGTGTTGGGGATAGTCTTTCTTCTGTTTGTCGTCATGTGGTGTCCTTTCTTCATCACAAATGTAACAGCAGTACTCTGCAAGAGCTGTGACATTAAGGTGGTGGGTCGGCTCATGGGCATCTTCGAGTGGATTGGCTATGTTTCCTCTGGAGTCAACCCTCTGGTTTACACACTTTTCAACAAGAACTTTCGCGAGGCGTTTGCCCGCTACATCACCTGTAACTACAGTGGAGGGCCCAGGCCCCCGAAAGTGCAGCAAAAGACCCTGACTCGTATTTCCTTTCGTTCCTCCGTGGCTGAGAACTCAAAGCTCTTTATGAAGCATGGTATGAAGAATGGCATCAGCCCAGTGAACTATCAGAGCCCTCTGCGAAGGAGAGCGGCACCAATCCAGTCCTCTACCAGCGTGTTGCTGGACACTTTACTGCTCACAGAGAATGATGACTGCAAGCCGGATGAAAATGTTAGCTATGTGTGA
- the LOC125300519 gene encoding uncharacterized protein LOC125300519 isoform X1 — protein sequence MAAPGAGQGDEQEKLEDEFQQTIRRIGGKEKIYLIGEVCKNDGNQSTSLQTLVDEMFSDSKHNPSSVNTTLNDNTRPENQTNTLNDVADIKDILPIQDKAGMDVLAMDGHEPGVNGDIHRTIRSSRNATAAARLIDSAMIIFIFKHEYISSNCNHICIKEIMKDVKARTKHSPNFPAVIGLVHSVDETRGSLQSVQVLERLLHSVYRKHSSDSVWAGLYIPNTVEKMISIKRHVSKAVHSSLSPDNVRTNNRLWSLKCLSRRRQRRQPRGSCISRSVETVEGIPLKSRGHQGDFSNGISSSGT from the exons ATGGCCGCACCAGGGGCTGGACAAGGTGACGAGCAAGAAAAGCTTGAAGATGAATTTCAACAAACGATACGCCGTATAGGTGGCAAGGAGAAGATTTACCTGATTGGAGAGGTCTGTAAAAATGACGGCAATCAAAGCACTTCATTGCAGACGTTGGTTGATGAAATGTTCAGCGACAGTAAACATAATCCTAGCTCTGTAAACACGACTTTGAATGACAACACACGTCCTGAAAACCAGACCAATACATTGAACGACGTGGCAGATATCAAAGACATTTTACCCATTCAAGACAAGGCAGGTATGGATGTTTTAGCCATGGACGGACATGAACCTGGAGTTAATGGTGACATTCACAGGACGATTAGGTCGAGCAGAAATGCTACAGCAGCCGCCAGATTAATTGACTCTGCCAtgataatatttattttcaagCACGAATACATCAGCAGCAATTGTAATCACATCTGCATCAAGGAAATTATGAAGGACGTGAAAGCCCGGACGAAACATTCTCCAAACTTTCCTGCTGTGATTGGTTTGGTCCACTCCGTAGATGAGACTAGGGGGTCACTTCAGTCTGTTCAAGTTTTGGAACGTTTACTGCACTCAGTGTATCGAAAACATTCCAGTGACTCCGTATGGGCTGGTCTATACATTCCAAACACTGTGGAAAAAATGATATCTATCAAGAGACATGTCAGCAAAGCTGTCCACTCGTCTCTTTCTCCAG ATAATGTGAGAACAAACAACCGTCTCTGGTCACTGAAATGTTTGTCTCGGAGGAGGCAACGAAGACAACCCAGAGGTAGCTGCATATCTC GTTCCGTGGAAACTGTTGAAGGTATCCCACTAAAGTCAAGAGGACATCAAGGAGATTTTTCCAATGGAATTAGTTCATCAGGGACATGA
- the LOC125300519 gene encoding uncharacterized protein LOC125300519 isoform X2, whose product MAAPGAGQGDEQEKLEDEFQQTIRRIGGKEKIYLIGEVCKNDGNQSTSLQTLVDEMFSDSKHNPSSVNTTLNDNTRPENQTNTLNDVADIKDILPIQDKAGMDVLAMDGHEPGVNGDIHRTIRSSRNATAAARLIDSAMIIFIFKHEYISSNCNHICIKEIMKDVKARTKHSPNFPAVIGLVHSVDETRGSLQSVQVLERLLHSVYRKHSSDSVWAGLYIPNTVEKMISIKRHVSKAVHSSLSPDNVRTNNRLWSLKCLSRRRQRRQPRGSVETVEGIPLKSRGHQGDFSNGISSSGT is encoded by the exons ATGGCCGCACCAGGGGCTGGACAAGGTGACGAGCAAGAAAAGCTTGAAGATGAATTTCAACAAACGATACGCCGTATAGGTGGCAAGGAGAAGATTTACCTGATTGGAGAGGTCTGTAAAAATGACGGCAATCAAAGCACTTCATTGCAGACGTTGGTTGATGAAATGTTCAGCGACAGTAAACATAATCCTAGCTCTGTAAACACGACTTTGAATGACAACACACGTCCTGAAAACCAGACCAATACATTGAACGACGTGGCAGATATCAAAGACATTTTACCCATTCAAGACAAGGCAGGTATGGATGTTTTAGCCATGGACGGACATGAACCTGGAGTTAATGGTGACATTCACAGGACGATTAGGTCGAGCAGAAATGCTACAGCAGCCGCCAGATTAATTGACTCTGCCAtgataatatttattttcaagCACGAATACATCAGCAGCAATTGTAATCACATCTGCATCAAGGAAATTATGAAGGACGTGAAAGCCCGGACGAAACATTCTCCAAACTTTCCTGCTGTGATTGGTTTGGTCCACTCCGTAGATGAGACTAGGGGGTCACTTCAGTCTGTTCAAGTTTTGGAACGTTTACTGCACTCAGTGTATCGAAAACATTCCAGTGACTCCGTATGGGCTGGTCTATACATTCCAAACACTGTGGAAAAAATGATATCTATCAAGAGACATGTCAGCAAAGCTGTCCACTCGTCTCTTTCTCCAG ATAATGTGAGAACAAACAACCGTCTCTGGTCACTGAAATGTTTGTCTCGGAGGAGGCAACGAAGACAACCCAGAG GTTCCGTGGAAACTGTTGAAGGTATCCCACTAAAGTCAAGAGGACATCAAGGAGATTTTTCCAATGGAATTAGTTCATCAGGGACATGA